ACTTGGCAAAAAGACTTagcacagcaaacaaaatgaagtgtttCTTGTTGTTGAATAAAATGACGCAATCAAATAATTTCTctaataattcctttttttttttaatcaacttaCATCATCGAATGACCTTCACTTCTCTTTCTGACCTGTTGCTTGATTCTGTATTGCATGGGCAGGTGTTCTGTGTCACCTGCACTAGCTAGAAGATAAGAATCTGTGGGGACTACAAGgcttgtatttttaattaaatcaagATTTTCCTGAATTAAAATTCTTCTCTTTGCTGAGGTAACTTCTGGAGCATTAAATCAAGTAGCAatgcttgtttttcctcctaCACAGAATAGTTTGGTGTTGGTGCTGCAAACTGGCTGCAGGCTTGGGGACTAACAAAGCTGTAGTCAATTGGAGACTGCAGTGatgaaggaaaggctgttgCTTTGTTacctgtgaagaaaaaataacaattgGATGTGAGGTATGGACTCTcccagagagaagcagaaaaccTGAAAGCAGGAGTGCTTTCATAATGGATGGCTACTGGAATAACTGGGGGACAAGTATGAGCTCCCCTTCTCTGTTGGAGGGGCAGATGAGTTTGGGTGTTGCATCTAGAAAAAGATGTAGGCTAAATTAAAAAGCTTTGACTTCTAGCCAATTGTCTCGCATTGTCAAATCAAGTTTTGTCCTCATGAGTTACTCTCTTTGCTTATTCTTGTAATTTGTTTATGGCTGTAAaatcagcttcttttttttttgtaggggGAAGGAGGGCTTAGAACAGCCCTTAGCTGTTCTGATAAGAACCTGGGCTTCCCTCAGCAATGCAGGTGCTGTCCAGTTTTGCACAAACACGTCCCATAGTTGTGTGTAGGTCCTGTAGATGCGGTTGGGTGTTGGCTTTAATAAAACTTGTTTTGGTGCATATTTGGTACGTGTCCTGAGCTGGGCTGTGGTGGGCTTCCGAGAGGTTGATGCTGGCTGATTGGAGTGCTTTGTGTTCATGCTGTGCTGAGTCACAGCAAGTAACCTGCCAAGGTGGGATTGTTTCTGCACAGTCAGCTTCAGTGCCTCGCAACGTGTAATGCTGATGGACTCCCGTTACAAAAACTGAATTGGCAGCTTGCTAACACTTTCTGACTATACGCAGAGCTGTTCTTTCTTtaggaaagaagcaagcaaTGAGCTAGGTCGTCTTGAAAGATAAAAACATCTTCTGTGGAGAAGCACCAGGCTTTGtgttaaattttcttctgtgaatgaGGCAGACCTTCTGGATCCGTTTCAGCTCAGTATGGTGGCAACTTGTCTGGCTATGAATGTGTTTGCTGTCGAAGTGCAATTGGGAAGAGTGTCCTGTGAGACCAGGAAGGGATATGTAGATCAGCAGAGGGTAGGCGTGGAGAGCTCTTCCTCACAGGTGTCTTTAGTGTGCTGTCTGGAAAAAAGCATCTGCAGAGATGGTGTAAGATACAATGAATCTCTCTGTTATGTCCAGgatattgaaaacaaaatatctgtCAGATATGTTGTGTCTATCAAGCCTCTCTGGCTAGTCCACTGTGTGTAAGatgtttttcaagtttttctctggaaaaacTTAACAGTTGGATTTCTAACAAACTCTTGAGGAAAACTTGCCACTAgttgtttgtatgttttatgCCCAGAAATTCTTCAACCATTTGCGTTACCATCTTCGGACATCTGAGAAGCTTGACTTTGAAGTGGCCCACGTACTTCTGGAGCAGAAACCAAGATTTCACTGGAGTTCCATTTCTCCTATTGAATTGATATCTTGTCTCAAAATCTTCATATGGAATTGGTTCTGCAAAAGCAAGCCAGATGCTATGCAATGTGGTTATTCGAATACCTTTCAAAAGCAATATGAAGGTCCTCTATTTACAGATTTAAGTGTAAGGGAGGAGTAATGATGTTCTTGGTATCAAAACCAAATCACAATTTGCCTGCAGGCAATCTGTTTATGTTCAGCTCAGTCTTGCTGCAAGTAGATAGACTTCTGTGCTTGTAGAGTGTTGTGTGTAAGGCTCATAGAGCTGCTGAGATCTGCATCTAGATATGCAGGATTCTGGCAAATTACTGCAACCTGACTCTTCATAGAGGTGTTGTTGCCTTTCTTCTATTGCTCAATTGGGCTCAAAACTGAAGCAAGCCAACTCACTGATAAGATAAGCAATAGAGGCCATGACAACTTTCACTGCTCTCTGAATCCTGACAGCTCTCTTGAAAGCATTACAGGTTTAATCTTAGATTTCTATCTACTTGTAAAAGTTAAAAGAAGTTAGAGATTAAAAGGCTCAAGTAGTTACTTAAGACACATAACCACTGTGAGTTGCTAATAAAAATGCCACACTGTTGTGTATTTTTGTAAGTGAATTACCATGCTAAAATCAGCATTGTACATGTTTTGGTTTCGGTTAGAGTAAGCTGGGTGATGTGTTCTACATCCTGGAGTGGCAGTGGTGCTGAAGTACACGTGTAATGCACTATGTAACCATTGTGCTTCTGGACTTGCCAAGCCTTGGTAAAGTGGATGGCTTACGGCTCCGTTATGATGAACCCTAGCGCGTAAATACAAGATTAAAATGCACTCCTGCAGAAATTGTTGGCAGCAAGCCTAACCTTAAAAGGTGCCTGGTATGATAACACCTGTTAGCAGTCTGTGGGGAGCTGGATATCAAGCCTGTAGTGGcagcttctgtgctgcttgTTTTCCAGTGTGTGTTTGGGGCGATAGTGCCATGTTAGCCAACTCTTCTTCAGGCCGGTGTTCAGGAGACATCAAGAAGGAAAGTAAAACCTTTATTTCAAGCTATGCTTAAAAGACTGGAATGAAGCACTTTTCTCAAATCTGTGTTTCTTGGGCCGATGCCTTTTACCTGTCTGTTAGCTTTTCAGTTGAGCTAAGTTTGCTGCATCCATACTCGTTTTGACATCAGATTCCTGATGCGTTACTTTTTTGGAGTATTGAGGAAGATAAATTACATGTTGATGTTATGACTGTTTCTTTTGGTCTCACCACAAAGTTTGCATAGAGCCTAAAGTTAGAAAAGCTTCACTAAATGTACAGAATCTGCAGACTCAAAACTTAGATTTTGTGGTACTGAACACctgcaaaatgtatttaatgatTATAAgaacacaacttttttttttttttgtagagttTGTGCTGTTGTATTACCGTGAAAATGAGGGCAATTGGCAGTGCAAaccaaaggaaggagaaaggaaatattctgaTTCTTTCAGTTTCTATCTTTTAGTTTGCATTGGAGGTCTATTtggaacagaaagcaaactgagACACTTGGTAGTGTTCTGCTGCTATGAATGTTGCATATATCCACGTCTTTCCTGGAAGGTTGCAATAGGAGGGTGTGCTCTGAATATGCAGTGCTAAACCTTATTGCTACACCACTCCTTTCTAAGAGAAAAGGGAACATGGATGTGGGTATGGAGCCTACTTCATGCAAAGCTTTATTTGTTAGTAAATGGAGCATAAATGGATATCTTAACTACCTAATTTTGGTTTCTGCCTACTTCAATTGGACGTGCCAGTCAATTCTCAAATATGTACGTATCAATGTGCATACAGAATGGGGTGCTGTTAGATTGACAGGCAGCATTCCCATGACAGTAATAGCTTTATTGTTAAGTGCAAGCCAGCATTTCTTGGCACCAACAAGGAATAGACCCTTGAGGGCACTAAACTGCCCTCAAGGACCAGATTTATTGTTGGCTGATCATGGTTAATCTTCAGAACCAAGCAGAAGTGCAAGTTTTCCACTTGCTACAACTAGCAAACATGGAATTTTTGACTACTTGAAAAACTACAGATACATGCAGTTTGAAATGTAGATACGCCATGAAATGCAGACTAATATTACTAATATGACATGGTTTTGCTACCTTCTTGATGAACATTTAATTAGCATGTGAATGCTGGGTAACAGCTGTGAGCTATGCATAGAAAAGTAACTTGACCTTTAAGTGGTTCAGTTTTCTAGGTACAAGTCATTCCAGGACAGCGTCTGGgatggctttttgtttttgttggttttgtttgttttagtaatGCTTCTCagtaccttttttttaatcaacagtGAGAGAAATGTCTTTCTTGCTAATGTTGTTTCATACTTGATAGTACATTTGGGCGATGTGCCAGCAGTTCTTGTGGTGGAAAGGCTATTGTCCGCTTTAGATTAGATCTGTTTTAAAAGGATGGTTTTCTAGTAAGCAGGTCACTCATATAGGTGTAATGTAATTCAAGCATTGATGACTTGTATGACGTACTGCTTTCATGAAAAACTTgtgtttttcccctctttccttcAAGCTTCTGTTATGCATGAAAGGCTTTCTGACTCATGGGGATTTTTGGTCATGTTCTATATTTAAGGACTTCTACTTCTATTGTCAGAACTGCTTTTGTACTCTGTGTGTATAATCTAATTTCTGTGGTAGCACACTGTGATTCCTTGTGTGTGAGAATTCatttcactgtgaagaaaacagcatcGGGTCATGGGATTGCTGAATGTTGCAGCATGTTTGTATCAGAGGCATTGTAGTGAAGGATGGCTGTGTGGTCATGTTGCGTGCATCGCTTCTTAGGCTTTGAGTGTGATCAGTTAAAGGCTTCGTGATTTTTCATATCTTTATGTTGATAAAACATACCTGTTTCAAGGACCTAAACTTCAACAAAAcgtgtttatttctttaaaagcagaTCCATGAGAGAACAATTTCTGTTCCTCTGGGTGCTTTTTAGCTAACTGTGCTCTAACTGTCCTTGCTCTTCTGTATCATTTATGTCATTGACTGCAGTATGGAGAGCTTAGTAATTGTTCCAAGGTTGAAGAATTGCAAGAAGCTTTCTTTGTGTCCCATGTGCTGGAAAATTAGGAAGGGAAATGTGAACAGGCGAATGAATTGCTCCTGCATTTCCCCTACTGAGTAGCACTTggatcttttcttttcttggggAGGAGTTTCCAACAAGTTGCTGTTGAGAAATTTTAAACCCCATAATCTCAAAAAAAAANNNNNNNNNNNNNNNNNNNNNNNNNNNNNNNNNNNNNNNNNNNNNNNNNNNNNNNNNNNNNNNNNNNNNNNNNNNNNNNNNNNNNNNNNNNNNNNNNNNNaaaattgatttttctgctaGACAGCCTTGTGGAACGTGCATATTGCTATTAGTGCAGGTGAGCAAAACCTGAAAAATAGGGAAGAATGAGAGCACCTAAGCTTCCATTGCGTGTGGCTGAAAGTATCTCAAGTTTTCTAGATGAATAGCTTAAATGAAAAGGAGTCATAATTATCAAggatctgttctgtttttcccttaCTTCCTCCTGCTCTTGCCTCTATTCCGTTCAGTGGATTAAGAAATTGTCCTGGGATggagttgattttcttcattgtgCCTGGTATGATGTTATGTTgtggctttaggagaaaaacatgTTGATAATACAGCAATGTTTTAGtcactgctgagcagtgctgtacagagccaaggacatcTCAGTTCTTCAGCTTCTTATCCTGCCAGTGAAAGAGTGGAGGGAGGACAATTTGCTACCCCAGGCAtaaccaggacagctgacctaaactggccaaagggatatttcaTGCCATATGGCAtcatgtgagaaaaaaaaatatatctaNNNNNNNNNNNNNNNNNNNNNNNNNNNNNNNNNNNNNNNNNNNNNNNNNNNNNNNNNNNNNNNNNNNNNNNNNNNNNNNNNNNNNNNNNNNNNNNNNNNNAAAAAAGTTCAGTTGCAACAAGGCTAAGTTACTGTTACTACAGAAGCACAAATCATTCTTCTTGTACAATTCAGCAGACAATAGCTTGTACATCTAAGTTAACCCCGAGTCCATAAAATACACGTTGCATGGGTCACTAGAGTACTGAAGGGCCAATGAGAACACAAATAGAGTCAAATACAAACATAAGCAATCTTTGTGGATAAGCTATGCAAACAACGAACCCTTTTAGAGCAATGAGGCAGTGAAGTCTGGCCCTCTCCAGAGTAGTTGTTAACTGAGGTTATGCTGAATATTTCAAGCTGTAATGGTGTGAGTAGTTAAGGAAATGAAGTCATGACACACCACAGTAGTTTGCATCTCAGGCCTAAAATAAGTCTCTGAACTTTACTAAAGTGATCAAAAGCCTCATCACAAACTTTGAGAGCATATTTTCTGCTGACACTCTGAATGGGTACCTGTCTTACactatgtaattttttttcctttttgtaataAGCTTAAAAATCATTGGGAAAGTTTTTACAGATACCTTAAAGGTAATCTggagataaaataatttattcaatGATTAGCCAAAGTCAGCTTTAAGTTTTGATGCTGTTGATTAAGAGAAAGGAGTGTGGCAAAAACACATATAATACGGTCAAGGCTCATTCTTGGTCAGCTTGTCTTCTACTGCCACCTATTGAAGTACCCAGCATCTTTCCTGTAGCTACTACGTTTATATAAATGTACTGCATCGGAGGATAAAGCAGGATGCTCCAATCAGTAAATATGCCACTaaatatgcagaagaaaaaccaaGACAATACAACTGCAGATTTTGCAAAAGCTTTTGATTACAACATACCATTATTCTCTGGATTTTGAGACAAAAAATGAGGATGAATGCAGACcaaaaatacatagaaataatTACCTAACCGAAAAGCAAAAAGGAGCTCCTTAATGCAATTTACATGGAAATTGAAACATGATCATCTCAGACTAAAACCTAACCTTTAGATAGTTTCATCAGTAGATGTTCCCTAAGTCTTGGCTCTCTATAGCCATAACAGCTCTGTCAAAACCTTGCCAGCAGACTACACAGTGAGACTTGTACATTAAGCAGACCATCTGGATGTGAAGAGTGCACAACTACCAAGTAAcatcagaaaagcaattaaatagCTACGTTCCTTGGCCTGTAAGCACAGCAGCTCTAAGACAGTGACTATAGCGTTTTATATTGCCACATTACGAGCACAGTCACTAGGCAGGTGAGGTAGAATCTCATAGGAGCTGCAAGCATGCTGGACAATTACAACGCTACTGTTCTGGAGACAGGAATATTGTATGGAACAGAAAGGTTAGAAGTCACTTAACCTTACTATACAGTATCACTATAAGCTCTGAAAGCTAGGCCACAGTCTTCCTTTTTGTGATTCAGTAAGTGTAGTAAGAAAAGTTTCTGCAGCAGTAACTGGCTTGCAGCTATCACATAATTAATAGGCACATCACTCCTCAATACTTTGCTCAGAGCATTTCATATGAACGTTTCGACTCTGCAATGCAGAATCCTTACCTCCCAAGCTCCTACTACAGCTCCAATTTCAACAACAGTAGGGATACCTTTTGCTGAACTATCAAACTTCTGCTGAcctatgaaagaaaataagagtgCAAGCTTGCTTTCCAGTATTTGATTTGTGTTACGTTCAAATCATTTACTACAACGCTTGTCGTGCCCCTCCCTGTTTTCCGTGGCCGCTTCTAATCCACAGAATACCACAGATAGTTCTGTGTCCTGCCACACCAATGTAGTAGACAGTCAATACTTTCTTCAGTTAGGATTTAAGACTTcctcttctcagaaagaaaagcatggcacagaggagctgaggagtTGTTTTCTCAGTTTACATTTTCAGGGGCTGAAATAGACATTTCTAAAACCTCTAATTATTTTGTGTTGCTGcctcagggggaaaaaagaaaaaaaagcaaacaggtCCCTCTAACGCTTAAAACAAGTGGCTTACTGCAGCTTTTATTAGAATAATTACAAGTAGAAGAAACGTGGCACTTCCATTTTTCACAGTGGGATGAACACCTTAGGAACTAATGGGCTGCAAAGCTACAGCAATACAGTGGAAAACCAAATGACATTAAATAAACCAAAACCCAAGCTTGTTCTGACATGACAGCTCCTTCTATGCAGAAACCACAGCTTTCAGGACAGCAAAGCACAACGCAGATGCAGCAACATCATCCTACACTCAGAGAACAGGGAACTCTCACAACATAGTATCGCCTAATGTGTCCTAAGGCAGAGTGAAAGCGGAAGGTGTGAACACAAAGGTGGGTAATTCATTCAGCTAACAGTCCTGCTCAGCACTTTCTCCCCTCCAGCACAAAAGACCATGGCTGTGCAGTCACTGAGCCATCTGAGCCTCCATTGCCTGGGCTGTCCATTCTGGTGCTGTCTGACTTATCTTCTCCAGCAGGTTGTTCACCTGGAAACACAGGGACTGAATCTGCTTATCCCAAGTTGGTAAAGCTTCACGAGCTGCAAAaggaaaccacagaaaacaaagtataGTCTTGGCAATTCACTGTCATTGTTTAAACGCAAGTTTCACCTCTGGCACTGCTCTCGCATGCCTTGCAGCTATCATACTCAATTCTGTCTTCAAAAGTTATACTGATTTTGACTGTCTGTTACAAGCCTGACTCCTGCCTTGCAAAAAAGTGAACAGAGAAATTCCTGATATCCTACAAGGAGACTGACAGTATAAATTCACACTTAGCTGTGGATAAAAGAATGCAGAACAGAGGAATGTGTGAAAACTGGTACCTCCTCTGATAAATGACAAAGGAGAACTGTCTATCACAGAtatggaaaaggctgaggtactcaatgagttCCTTGCCTAAGTCTTAACTGTCAGTCAGGCTTCTCATATTTCTCACAATGCTGAACctcacatccctgaacctcTTGGTGGGAACTGGGGAGCAAATTCCACTTCACTGTAAAGGCAGAGCAAACCCAAGACCATCTCATAAGACAGAATGTGTACAAGTTTATGGAGCCAGACAACATACATCCCAGGGTCCTAAGGGAGTTGGCTGATGtgcttgctgagctgctctctatcatatttaaaaagtcatggctgtcaggtgaagaCTCCAGTTTTCCagtgactagaaaaaaaaaaggaaatgtcactCCCACTAATAAGGGAGGAAGGAgtctggggaactacaggccagtgagcctcacttctgtgcctgggaagatcacggaacagatcctcctagaagacATATTAAGTCACATGAGGATAAGAAGCCCTGAGTGTGGCACTGGGGTtggaatttgatgatccttgaggtcccttccaacgcaagccattctatgattctctgctATGGAAAATTCTGCCACCTGCTGGCCAAAGCAGCATACAGCAAAATCATTATGGACAGCAGTTGTAAATAATTTGCTTGCATTGCTAGACAGCAACTCAAAAGGACAATTCTGAataatgcaaaagaaattaaataaataaataaacaaacaaaccaaatccCAACTTACTCTCAAAATGAACAATTCCATCAATCTGATCAATGAATCCATTCATGCGCCCCTCAGTTATCATCTGAGAAGCTATTTTCTCTGCCTGAAATAAGGGAGAAAGAATGATATTAGGTATCTGATccattctgaaagaaatgaaaaaccaTTGCAGGTTTGATAGTCCCTACATGTTTTTCATCTACATGTGAATATAGGCAGAACCGTACCGAAAACATCTAATCATGCACCGACCGACATCCTCAGTGGCATCAAAATATGATATGGTCCCTTCTATACTGTGTACCCTTCCTTCTCATAAAATGTGCTAAATATTTAACTTTTGTCACATGTCCAGTACCGAATATTTAATTTCCTATCAGTAAACtaattttcctaatatttacTAGagctattcttatttttatgcttatttACTAGAGCtatgcttatttttattcttattcttatgctttttattatccttttttttaaacaaatggcGTTGGAAGCCATTACCTTAGCTGCAGGGATCTCTAGTAATGCTCCAAGCTCTTCAAAGGTAATATTGTTGTATAGTTTGCTTGCAGATAGTAAATTGTGTTCAATAACAGCTCTGTCCAGGATACTGGAACCTTATGGGTTGAATAAGACAACAATTCATTAATATAAATGAGCTATTTGGTTTATATTGTAGAACAGATGTGAAGCGTTTTTTCTGAAAGTTATACATGGAAAAAGTACAGGTGCATCTTGTTGCATGACATCATTGTaacaccacaaaaaaaagaagtgaacaaAAAGATTCCctgtggtgattttttttttttttaaatacaagtaGCTTCAAACCTTTTATTTAGCTTTCTGGGAAATAACCTTAAATAATCACGTGATGCTCTTTTCTGTCACCCTTAGGGATGCAAAGGGCAAACCTGGATGAACAAGCAGTGCTGTGAGCCTTCAGAGAAATACATACCATCAGCTGTAGTTGCTTTCTGGTGAGGCATTAGCATAGCTGCAAACTCTTGCAGTTGGTTTCCACGAATAATTCTGTCAAGATACATTTTCTCCAAGATCCCATAGGCTGCAAGCTGCTGGCATCTCTCATCCTTAAAGAGCGTAGCAAGCATGCGAGAACGCTGTTGTCCTAGGAGAGCCAAGAAGAATCCCCATAAACTGCCACCAAGCAGTTGAGTACTGACAAATAAAAAGATCTCTCTTTCCAACACATGCAGTTAGCAAAGAACTACAAGAGAAGATTCAGTTGCCTTCAGTTCCAAAGAACTGCTTGCCACAGactttattttgcatctttaGATGGCCCCTCATCACTGGCAAATAAACAAGTACTCCAGCTCTGAATTAACACTATGCCAACAGATTACTGACACTGTTTACAATTCTGGattcctcagctccttcccccagtAATGTACAAGTTGACTTGCTTCAGGAATATGTATATTGGGTCTCTTACACAAAAACGTATCATATTGTACCTGCTGATGCCAGAATAGTGCAATGCAAAGCATGCTTCAGTGCCTCCAGTCGCTCACTTTCATGAACTATGCTCTTATAGGACAGCTCGTTgtatctctgggcagcctcaaTGAACTTCCTTCTATAATCAAGAACTCGAGCATAACAAAcctagaaagaaaatgtctggGTAAAGGAAAGCAAGAAGGGATGGCTGCATAGTACAGGTGTGCATTAATTCCTGCAAAATTCATTTGCAGCTCCGATAAACATTCTTTATTGCATCCTCAGCAAATCTGTGTCATCAAACAATCAGCTTCGTTTGCAAAAATCTGGCTGAAGTGCCATGACAGATGATTGAAAGGGCCTTTCCCAGCTCTATTCAGATGCTAATCACTGCACTTGCCTAAATGCAAGGAACAGCAAGTGGAATGTTGTACTGTGATTAAGCTGCCCTTTTGTCAGTGACATCAACAACTAGCACTTAGATAGCAATTTCTACTTtacaaatgtttgcttttctctcaaaaGCTGTATCAGCATCTGCTATTTCTCCTACTAAAACTTCTAAGATTTTATAAATTAGTGTCCCAACTATATACACAGTAAACCAACCAATAAGCAAAAAGGTCAATTAATTTACAGGTTTGGACTTGGGACTACTTTTGTGGATGGTATTTAGTATTTAATTACAGAtaggcaaaaaaacaaaacaaaacaaacaaacaaaaaaaaccaactctAATGGTCTCTAATATTGGacatgtttggttttgttttttttccttttagatttACAAAGACACAAagatattttaagtaaaatttgGTTATTTTGAGCCAGTAAAATTGGTATATAAGGAACCTGAGCAGGTTTCTCTTCAAATTCTAAGGAATTAGCTGCTTAATTATTGCTAAGATGCAGCTCTCAAGTTCCTAAGACTGTTTAAAAGCTTTTCCCCTTGTCTCCTTCAGTGTTACGAATGTTTTGTGGCCCTGTATGAAAACCATCCAATTGTGGAAGCATTTCCcctcagaaagaggaaaatccAAGTTAGACTACCTTGTAATGGATTTGTAGTTGTTCATTTGTTGATTCATTCTGAAGAAGGGAAGCTCGATTAATATAAGCTTCTGCTTGAACCGGGTCATCATCCTCCAGATACAGCCTGGCAATTTTCAGGTAGGTCTCCAGTTTATAATCTACATTGTACTGTCTGTAAAGAAACAGATAAGCAAGAGTTCAGAGACACTCCACTACTGCCTTTGCTCCTTCCTGTTCTAAACGTTCTGCTGCTTAAACATATGGAAGGTTTTGTTTTACCCTGCTTTCTtcttaaggaaataaaaatgagataagaaaaatttaaaactgGCTCCCAAAACACAAGTAGAATTGAGTTTCTAATGGCTTCAAAATTTGCCATAAACAAGGAGACGCTTAGGAGCGAAAGGCAAACTCGCAGTAAAACAAATAGGAGCTAAATGGGTAAAGCCTACATTCAGCAACTTCTACACACATATTGAGGAAAAGGTGAAAAAGGAAAGCCcttgaaaaataacagcaaggAGTTTACACttaaacaaacaacagcaacagacTAACATCAAATTTCAAACTATGTCTTCATTTTGAACTGTAGAAATCAATACCTGGAAGAACTTTCAGAAACATGTCAATAAATTGGACTAATCAATAGTGAAAAAGTTCCAGAGCAGTGTTTAAGACACAACTGGAATGTTTTCTGTAAGGATTGGTCACCAAACTATACGTGCATAGCCTGGCTAATACGCACCGCCAAACTTCCCACTCCCTGGTCCATTTAACTAAGGGAGCAGCAAGTGTATTACACAATGCAGAACTGTGTCTAGCACATTACTTACTTCTGCCCAGTTTCTAAAGGGATCCCCACCAATACTTGTGCTGCATTTCTCCAGtcttcttctttctcatagATGGATGCAAGATGTTGCCTTATTGAAGCAACCTAGACAACAATTAAATCacaaggaaacattttaaaacacaaaagctTCTATGTATTCACCTTCCTCTTCCTGTATGCTAACAAAGTGATACGACAGCTccacactgcacacacacagttcTTCCCACATGAAAGTTTTAAGTTCTCAGTTGAGTCTTAAGACTGAGCTTTTTCAATTTCAGCAGTttgaagtatttcctaataGGCTTGCAGCTAGATAAAGGGAGCTGGTCTTTCTGGAAGGATAAGCAGTGACCTGTTAtgaaactttttaaaagatgaaacaaTGTTTCTGAGAACCACAACACCAAGATTCACAAGCCCTTTCTTGCAGTTGTACCTCATACCAAGCCTATGAGATACAAATGAGGTGAGCTATGACAAGGTCTTAATTCTGAAATTTAGATTTTGCACAACAGCTGCCAGAAGGCAAACTATCA
Above is a window of Meleagris gallopavo isolate NT-WF06-2002-E0010 breed Aviagen turkey brand Nicholas breeding stock chromosome 4, Turkey_5.1, whole genome shotgun sequence DNA encoding:
- the COPS4 gene encoding COP9 signalosome complex subunit 4 encodes the protein MVGEKMAAAVRQELAQLMNSSGSHKDLAGKYRQILEKAIQLSGAQQLEALKAFVEAMVNENVSLVISRQLLTDFCTHLPSLPDSTAKEIYHFTLEKIQPRVISFEEQVASIRQHLASIYEKEEDWRNAAQVLVGIPLETGQKQYNVDYKLETYLKIARLYLEDDDPVQAEAYINRASLLQNESTNEQLQIHYKVCYARVLDYRRKFIEAAQRYNELSYKSIVHESERLEALKHALHCTILASAGQQRSRMLATLFKDERCQQLAAYGILEKMYLDRIIRGNQLQEFAAMLMPHQKATTADGSSILDRAVIEHNLLSASKLYNNITFEELGALLEIPAAKAEKIASQMITEGRMNGFIDQIDGIVHFETREALPTWDKQIQSLCFQVNNLLEKISQTAPEWTAQAMEAQMAQ